A region from the Panthera uncia isolate 11264 chromosome D3 unlocalized genomic scaffold, Puncia_PCG_1.0 HiC_scaffold_8, whole genome shotgun sequence genome encodes:
- the ARVCF gene encoding splicing regulator ARVCF isoform X1 — translation MEDCNVHSAASILASVKEQEARFERLTRALEQERRHVALQLERAQQPGVGSGGVGSGQPLPMAWQQLVLQEQSPGSQASLATMPEAPEVLEETVTVEEDPGTPTSHVSIVTSEDGTTRRTETKVTKTVKTVTTRTVRQVPVGPDGLPLLDGGPPLGPFADGPLDRHFLLRGGGPAATLSRAYLSSGGSFTDGTEPRDVPSYGSLSRGLGVRPPRGPLGPGPVDGCFTLPGRREAFPAGPEPVPPAGRSQPERFQAEPYGLEDDTRSLAADDEGGPELEPDYGTATRRRPECGRGFRTRAYEDVADDGGELMEERPPFPAATAPLAQPERGSLGSLDRVVRRSPSVDSARKEPRWRDPELPEVLAMLRHPVDPVKANAAAYLQHLCFENEGIKRRVRQLRGLPLLVALLDHPRAEVRRRACGALRNLSYGRDTDNKAAIRDCGGVPALVRLLRAARDNEVRELVTGTLWNLSSYEPLKMVIIDHGLQTLTHEVIVPHSGWEREPNEDSKPRDAEWTTVFKNTSGCLRNVSSDGAEARRRLRECEGLVDALLHALQSAVGRKDTDNKSVENCVCIMRNLSYHVHKEVPGADRYQEAEPGPPGGAAGSQRRKRDDAGCFGGKKAKGKKDGEMDRNFDTLDLPKRTEAAKGFELLYQPEVVRLYLSLLTESRNFNTLEAAAGALQNLSAGNWMWATYIRATVRKERGLPVLVELLQSETDKVVRAVAIALRNLSLDRRNKDLIGSYAMAELVRNVRNAQAPARPGARLEEDTVVAVLNTIHEIVSDSLDNARSLLQARGIPALVALGATSQSVREAKAASHVLQTVWSYKELRGALQKDGWTKARFQSATATAKGPKGAPSPGGFDDSTLPLVDRSLDGEKPGSRDVIPMEALGPDGYSTVDRREWRARGSDPAGEASEKEPLKEHYQQSQSMGTGDLKLICTGREGARDRVAAQNNAQSQGSLSKCVFFIFLRLCV, via the exons ATGGAGGACTGCAACGTGCACTCAGCTGCCAGCATCCTGGCCTCAGTGAAGGAGCAGGAGGCCCGCTTTGAGAGACTGACGCGAGCTCTGGAGCAGGAGAGGCGCCATGTTGCCTTGCAGCTGGAGCGCGCCCAGCAGCCTGGTGTGGGCAGTGGTGGTGTGGGCAGTGGGCAGCCCCTGCCGATGGCTTGGCAACAGCTGGTCCTGCAG GAACAGAGCCCGGGCAGCCAGGCCTCGCTGGCCACAATGCCAGAGGCGCCCGAGGTGCTGGAGGAGACTGTGACGGTAGAGGAGGACCCTGGTACACCTACTTCTCACGTGTCCATTGTCACATCAGAAGATGGTACTACCCGGCGCACTGAGACCAAG GTCACCAAGACGGTCAAGACGGTGACCACGAGAACAGTGCGCCAAGTGCCTGTAGGCCCAGATGGCCTCCCCCTGCTGGACGGCGGCCCCCCGCTAGGCCCCTTCGCAGATGGCCCCCTGGACCGGCACTTCCTGCTACGTGGGGGTGGCCCAGCAGCCACGCTTTCCCGTGCCTACCTCAGCAGTGGGGGCAGCTTTACCGACGGCACTGAGCCCCGTGATGTCCCCAGCTACGGCAGTCTATCCCGTGGGCTGGGTGTGCGGCCCCCACGTGGCCCCCTTGGCCCAGGCCCCGTGGATGGTTGCTTCACACTGCCTGGCCGACGTGAGGCCTTTCCTGCAGGCCCTGAGCCTGTGCCGCCAGCCGGCCGCTCCCAGCCCGAGCGCTTTCAGGCGGAGCCATATGGTTTGGAGGATGACACACGCAGCCTGGCTGCCGATGACGAGGGTGGCCCGGAGCTGGAGCCTGACTATGGCACTGCCACTAGGAGGAGGCCTGAGTGTGGGCGTGGCTTTCGCACCAG GGCCTATGAGGATGTGGCAGATGATGGCGGTGAGCTGATGGAGGAGCGGCCCCCGTTTCCAGCTGCGACAGCACCCCTGGCCCAGCCAGAACGGGGCAGCCTGGGTAGCCTGGACCGGGTGGTACGGCGGTCGCCCTCAGTGGACAGCGCCCGTAAGGAGCCACGTTGGCGGGACCCTGAGCTGCCGGAGGTACTGGCCATGCTGCGGCACCCCGTGGATCCCGTGAAAGCCAACGCAGCTGCCTACCTGCAACACCTGTGCTTTGAGAACGAGGGCATCAAGCGACGTGTGCGGCAGCTGCGGGGCCTGCCTCTTCTCGTCGCTCTGCTGGACCACCCAAGGGCAGAGGTGCGGCGGCGGGCCTGTGGGGCACTGCGAAACCTTTCCTATGGCCGAGATACAGACAACAAGGCTGCCATCCGCGACTGTGGCGGTGTGCCTGCCCTGGTGCGCCTACTGCGGGCTGCCCGGGACAATGAGGTTCGAGAGCTCGTCACAG GCACACTCTGGAACCTGTCATCCTATGAGCCCCTGAAGATGGTTATCATTGATCACGGCCTGCAGACACTAACCCATGAGGTCATTGTGCCCCACTCGGGCTGGGAACGTGAGCCCAACGAGGATTCCAAGCCAAGGGATGCCGAGTGGACAACAGTCTTCAAGAACACATCAGGCTGCTTGAg GAACGTGAGTTCGGATGGTGCAGAGGCCCGGCGCCGCCTCCGGGAATGTGAAGGGCTGGTAGACGCCCTGCTGCACGCCTTGCAGTCAGCTGTGGGCAGGAAGGACACGGACAACAAG tCGGTGGAGAACTGTGTGTGTATCATGCGGAACCTGTCCTACCATGTGCACAAGGAGGTGCCTGGGGCCGACAGGTACCAGGAGGCTGAGCCTGGGCCCCCAGGCGGTGCTGCAGGCTCCCAGCGCCGGAAGCGGGATGACGCTGGCTGTTTCGGTGGCAAGAAGGCCAAAG GGAAGAAGGATGGTGAGATGGACCGGAACTTTGACACGCTAGACCTACCCAAGCGAACTGAGGCTGCCAAAG GCTTTGAGCTGCTGTATCAGCCCGAGGTGGTAcgtctctacctctccctcctcACGGAGAGCCGGAACTTTAACACCCTGGAGGCTGCCGCTGGCGCCCTGCAGAACCTCAGCGCTGGCAACTGGATG TGGGCCACGTACATCCGCGCCACGGTGCGCAAGGAGCGTGGGCTTCCGGTGCTCGTGGAGCTGCTGCAGTCCGAGACTGACAAGGTGGTGCGCGCTGTTGCCATTGCCCTCCGCAACCTCTCGCTGGACCGGCGCAACAAGGACCTCATTG GGAGCTATGCCATGGCGGAGCTGGTGCGGAACGTGCGCAATGCACAGGCTCCGGCGCGACCTGGTGCCCGCCTGGAGGAGGACACGGTGGTGGCTGTGCTCAACACCATCCACGAGATCGTGTCTGACAGCCTGGACAACGCACGCTCACTACTACAGGCCCGAGGCATTCCAGCGCTGGTGGCACTTGGCGCTACCAG CCAATCAGTACGTGAGGCGAAGGCCGCATCCCACGTGCTACAGACTGTATGGAGCTACAAGGAGCTGCGTGGTGCCCTGCAGAAAGATGGCTGGACCAAGGCACGCTTCCAG TCAGCCACTGCTACTGCCAAGGGACCCAAAGGAGCACCAAGTCCTGGAGGCTTTGACGACAGCACGCTGCCACTGGTGGACAGGAGCCTTG ATGGTGAGAAACCGGGCAGCCGGGACGTGATCCCCATGGAGGCACTTGGCCCAG ATGGATACTCTACTGTGGACCGGAGGGAGTGGAGGGCTCGAGGCAGTGACCCTGCGGGGGAGGCCTCTGAGAAGGAACCGTTGAAA GAACATTACCAGCAGAGTCAGTCTATGGGTACAGGTGACTTGAAGCTCATATGCACTGGGAGAGAGGGGGCACGGGACAGGGTCGCTGCCCAGAACAACGCACAGAGCCAGGGGAGTCTGAGCAAGTGTGTCTTCTTCATCTTTCTCcgcctgtgtgtgtga
- the ARVCF gene encoding splicing regulator ARVCF isoform X2 encodes MEDCNVHSAASILASVKEQEARFERLTRALEQERRHVALQLERAQQPGVGSGGVGSGQPLPMAWQQLVLQEQSPGSQASLATMPEAPEVLEETVTVEEDPGTPTSHVSIVTSEDGTTRRTETKVTKTVKTVTTRTVRQVPVGPDGLPLLDGGPPLGPFADGPLDRHFLLRGGGPAATLSRAYLSSGGSFTDGTEPRDVPSYGSLSRGLGVRPPRGPLGPGPVDGCFTLPGRREAFPAGPEPVPPAGRSQPERFQAEPYGLEDDTRSLAADDEGGPELEPDYGTATRRRPECGRGFRTRAYEDVADDGGELMEERPPFPAATAPLAQPERGSLGSLDRVVRRSPSVDSARKEPRWRDPELPEVLAMLRHPVDPVKANAAAYLQHLCFENEGIKRRVRQLRGLPLLVALLDHPRAEVRRRACGALRNLSYGRDTDNKAAIRDCGGVPALVRLLRAARDNEVRELVTGTLWNLSSYEPLKMVIIDHGLQTLTHEVIVPHSGWEREPNEDSKPRDAEWTTVFKNTSGCLRNVSSDGAEARRRLRECEGLVDALLHALQSAVGRKDTDNKSVENCVCIMRNLSYHVHKEVPGADRYQEAEPGPPGGAAGSQRRKRDDAGCFGGKKAKGKKDGEMDRNFDTLDLPKRTEAAKGFELLYQPEVVRLYLSLLTESRNFNTLEAAAGALQNLSAGNWMWATYIRATVRKERGLPVLVELLQSETDKVVRAVAIALRNLSLDRRNKDLIGSYAMAELVRNVRNAQAPARPGARLEEDTVVAVLNTIHEIVSDSLDNARSLLQARGIPALVALGATSQSVREAKAASHVLQTVWSYKELRGALQKDGWTKARFQSATATAKGPKGAPSPGGFDDSTLPLVDRSLDGEKPGSRDVIPMEALGPDGYSTVDRREWRARGSDPAGEASEKEPLKPDPGRKAPPGPSRPAVRLVDAVGDAKPQPVDSWV; translated from the exons ATGGAGGACTGCAACGTGCACTCAGCTGCCAGCATCCTGGCCTCAGTGAAGGAGCAGGAGGCCCGCTTTGAGAGACTGACGCGAGCTCTGGAGCAGGAGAGGCGCCATGTTGCCTTGCAGCTGGAGCGCGCCCAGCAGCCTGGTGTGGGCAGTGGTGGTGTGGGCAGTGGGCAGCCCCTGCCGATGGCTTGGCAACAGCTGGTCCTGCAG GAACAGAGCCCGGGCAGCCAGGCCTCGCTGGCCACAATGCCAGAGGCGCCCGAGGTGCTGGAGGAGACTGTGACGGTAGAGGAGGACCCTGGTACACCTACTTCTCACGTGTCCATTGTCACATCAGAAGATGGTACTACCCGGCGCACTGAGACCAAG GTCACCAAGACGGTCAAGACGGTGACCACGAGAACAGTGCGCCAAGTGCCTGTAGGCCCAGATGGCCTCCCCCTGCTGGACGGCGGCCCCCCGCTAGGCCCCTTCGCAGATGGCCCCCTGGACCGGCACTTCCTGCTACGTGGGGGTGGCCCAGCAGCCACGCTTTCCCGTGCCTACCTCAGCAGTGGGGGCAGCTTTACCGACGGCACTGAGCCCCGTGATGTCCCCAGCTACGGCAGTCTATCCCGTGGGCTGGGTGTGCGGCCCCCACGTGGCCCCCTTGGCCCAGGCCCCGTGGATGGTTGCTTCACACTGCCTGGCCGACGTGAGGCCTTTCCTGCAGGCCCTGAGCCTGTGCCGCCAGCCGGCCGCTCCCAGCCCGAGCGCTTTCAGGCGGAGCCATATGGTTTGGAGGATGACACACGCAGCCTGGCTGCCGATGACGAGGGTGGCCCGGAGCTGGAGCCTGACTATGGCACTGCCACTAGGAGGAGGCCTGAGTGTGGGCGTGGCTTTCGCACCAG GGCCTATGAGGATGTGGCAGATGATGGCGGTGAGCTGATGGAGGAGCGGCCCCCGTTTCCAGCTGCGACAGCACCCCTGGCCCAGCCAGAACGGGGCAGCCTGGGTAGCCTGGACCGGGTGGTACGGCGGTCGCCCTCAGTGGACAGCGCCCGTAAGGAGCCACGTTGGCGGGACCCTGAGCTGCCGGAGGTACTGGCCATGCTGCGGCACCCCGTGGATCCCGTGAAAGCCAACGCAGCTGCCTACCTGCAACACCTGTGCTTTGAGAACGAGGGCATCAAGCGACGTGTGCGGCAGCTGCGGGGCCTGCCTCTTCTCGTCGCTCTGCTGGACCACCCAAGGGCAGAGGTGCGGCGGCGGGCCTGTGGGGCACTGCGAAACCTTTCCTATGGCCGAGATACAGACAACAAGGCTGCCATCCGCGACTGTGGCGGTGTGCCTGCCCTGGTGCGCCTACTGCGGGCTGCCCGGGACAATGAGGTTCGAGAGCTCGTCACAG GCACACTCTGGAACCTGTCATCCTATGAGCCCCTGAAGATGGTTATCATTGATCACGGCCTGCAGACACTAACCCATGAGGTCATTGTGCCCCACTCGGGCTGGGAACGTGAGCCCAACGAGGATTCCAAGCCAAGGGATGCCGAGTGGACAACAGTCTTCAAGAACACATCAGGCTGCTTGAg GAACGTGAGTTCGGATGGTGCAGAGGCCCGGCGCCGCCTCCGGGAATGTGAAGGGCTGGTAGACGCCCTGCTGCACGCCTTGCAGTCAGCTGTGGGCAGGAAGGACACGGACAACAAG tCGGTGGAGAACTGTGTGTGTATCATGCGGAACCTGTCCTACCATGTGCACAAGGAGGTGCCTGGGGCCGACAGGTACCAGGAGGCTGAGCCTGGGCCCCCAGGCGGTGCTGCAGGCTCCCAGCGCCGGAAGCGGGATGACGCTGGCTGTTTCGGTGGCAAGAAGGCCAAAG GGAAGAAGGATGGTGAGATGGACCGGAACTTTGACACGCTAGACCTACCCAAGCGAACTGAGGCTGCCAAAG GCTTTGAGCTGCTGTATCAGCCCGAGGTGGTAcgtctctacctctccctcctcACGGAGAGCCGGAACTTTAACACCCTGGAGGCTGCCGCTGGCGCCCTGCAGAACCTCAGCGCTGGCAACTGGATG TGGGCCACGTACATCCGCGCCACGGTGCGCAAGGAGCGTGGGCTTCCGGTGCTCGTGGAGCTGCTGCAGTCCGAGACTGACAAGGTGGTGCGCGCTGTTGCCATTGCCCTCCGCAACCTCTCGCTGGACCGGCGCAACAAGGACCTCATTG GGAGCTATGCCATGGCGGAGCTGGTGCGGAACGTGCGCAATGCACAGGCTCCGGCGCGACCTGGTGCCCGCCTGGAGGAGGACACGGTGGTGGCTGTGCTCAACACCATCCACGAGATCGTGTCTGACAGCCTGGACAACGCACGCTCACTACTACAGGCCCGAGGCATTCCAGCGCTGGTGGCACTTGGCGCTACCAG CCAATCAGTACGTGAGGCGAAGGCCGCATCCCACGTGCTACAGACTGTATGGAGCTACAAGGAGCTGCGTGGTGCCCTGCAGAAAGATGGCTGGACCAAGGCACGCTTCCAG TCAGCCACTGCTACTGCCAAGGGACCCAAAGGAGCACCAAGTCCTGGAGGCTTTGACGACAGCACGCTGCCACTGGTGGACAGGAGCCTTG ATGGTGAGAAACCGGGCAGCCGGGACGTGATCCCCATGGAGGCACTTGGCCCAG ATGGATACTCTACTGTGGACCGGAGGGAGTGGAGGGCTCGAGGCAGTGACCCTGCGGGGGAGGCCTCTGAGAAGGAACCGTTGAAA CCCGACCCCGGCAGGAAGGCTCCGCCTGGGCCCAGCAGGCCTGCGGTCAGGCTGGTGGACGCCGTGGGGGACGCTAAGCCTCAGCCCGTTGACTCCTGGGTCTAG
- the ARVCF gene encoding splicing regulator ARVCF isoform X3 codes for MEDCNVHSAASILASVKEQEARFERLTRALEQERRHVALQLERAQQPGVGSGGVGSGQPLPMAWQQLVLQEQSPGSQASLATMPEAPEVLEETVTVEEDPGTPTSHVSIVTSEDGTTRRTETKVTKTVKTVTTRTVRQVPVGPDGLPLLDGGPPLGPFADGPLDRHFLLRGGGPAATLSRAYLSSGGSFTDGTEPRDVPSYGSLSRGLGVRPPRGPLGPGPVDGCFTLPGRREAFPAGPEPVPPAGRSQPERFQAEPYGLEDDTRSLAADDEGGPELEPDYGTATRRRPECGRGFRTRAYEDVADDGGELMEERPPFPAATAPLAQPERGSLGSLDRVVRRSPSVDSARKEPRWRDPELPEVLAMLRHPVDPVKANAAAYLQHLCFENEGIKRRVRQLRGLPLLVALLDHPRAEVRRRACGALRNLSYGRDTDNKAAIRDCGGVPALVRLLRAARDNEVRELVTGTLWNLSSYEPLKMVIIDHGLQTLTHEVIVPHSGWEREPNEDSKPRDAEWTTVFKNTSGCLRNVSSDGAEARRRLRECEGLVDALLHALQSAVGRKDTDNKSVENCVCIMRNLSYHVHKEVPGADRYQEAEPGPPGGAAGSQRRKRDDAGCFGGKKAKGKKDGEMDRNFDTLDLPKRTEAAKGFELLYQPEVVRLYLSLLTESRNFNTLEAAAGALQNLSAGNWMWATYIRATVRKERGLPVLVELLQSETDKVVRAVAIALRNLSLDRRNKDLIGSYAMAELVRNVRNAQAPARPGARLEEDTVVAVLNTIHEIVSDSLDNARSLLQARGIPALVALGATSQSVREAKAASHVLQTVWSYKELRGALQKDGWTKARFQSATATAKGPKGAPSPGGFDDSTLPLVDRSLDGEKPGSRDVIPMEALGPDGYSTVDRREWRARGSDPAGEASEKEPLKGSGPAICS; via the exons ATGGAGGACTGCAACGTGCACTCAGCTGCCAGCATCCTGGCCTCAGTGAAGGAGCAGGAGGCCCGCTTTGAGAGACTGACGCGAGCTCTGGAGCAGGAGAGGCGCCATGTTGCCTTGCAGCTGGAGCGCGCCCAGCAGCCTGGTGTGGGCAGTGGTGGTGTGGGCAGTGGGCAGCCCCTGCCGATGGCTTGGCAACAGCTGGTCCTGCAG GAACAGAGCCCGGGCAGCCAGGCCTCGCTGGCCACAATGCCAGAGGCGCCCGAGGTGCTGGAGGAGACTGTGACGGTAGAGGAGGACCCTGGTACACCTACTTCTCACGTGTCCATTGTCACATCAGAAGATGGTACTACCCGGCGCACTGAGACCAAG GTCACCAAGACGGTCAAGACGGTGACCACGAGAACAGTGCGCCAAGTGCCTGTAGGCCCAGATGGCCTCCCCCTGCTGGACGGCGGCCCCCCGCTAGGCCCCTTCGCAGATGGCCCCCTGGACCGGCACTTCCTGCTACGTGGGGGTGGCCCAGCAGCCACGCTTTCCCGTGCCTACCTCAGCAGTGGGGGCAGCTTTACCGACGGCACTGAGCCCCGTGATGTCCCCAGCTACGGCAGTCTATCCCGTGGGCTGGGTGTGCGGCCCCCACGTGGCCCCCTTGGCCCAGGCCCCGTGGATGGTTGCTTCACACTGCCTGGCCGACGTGAGGCCTTTCCTGCAGGCCCTGAGCCTGTGCCGCCAGCCGGCCGCTCCCAGCCCGAGCGCTTTCAGGCGGAGCCATATGGTTTGGAGGATGACACACGCAGCCTGGCTGCCGATGACGAGGGTGGCCCGGAGCTGGAGCCTGACTATGGCACTGCCACTAGGAGGAGGCCTGAGTGTGGGCGTGGCTTTCGCACCAG GGCCTATGAGGATGTGGCAGATGATGGCGGTGAGCTGATGGAGGAGCGGCCCCCGTTTCCAGCTGCGACAGCACCCCTGGCCCAGCCAGAACGGGGCAGCCTGGGTAGCCTGGACCGGGTGGTACGGCGGTCGCCCTCAGTGGACAGCGCCCGTAAGGAGCCACGTTGGCGGGACCCTGAGCTGCCGGAGGTACTGGCCATGCTGCGGCACCCCGTGGATCCCGTGAAAGCCAACGCAGCTGCCTACCTGCAACACCTGTGCTTTGAGAACGAGGGCATCAAGCGACGTGTGCGGCAGCTGCGGGGCCTGCCTCTTCTCGTCGCTCTGCTGGACCACCCAAGGGCAGAGGTGCGGCGGCGGGCCTGTGGGGCACTGCGAAACCTTTCCTATGGCCGAGATACAGACAACAAGGCTGCCATCCGCGACTGTGGCGGTGTGCCTGCCCTGGTGCGCCTACTGCGGGCTGCCCGGGACAATGAGGTTCGAGAGCTCGTCACAG GCACACTCTGGAACCTGTCATCCTATGAGCCCCTGAAGATGGTTATCATTGATCACGGCCTGCAGACACTAACCCATGAGGTCATTGTGCCCCACTCGGGCTGGGAACGTGAGCCCAACGAGGATTCCAAGCCAAGGGATGCCGAGTGGACAACAGTCTTCAAGAACACATCAGGCTGCTTGAg GAACGTGAGTTCGGATGGTGCAGAGGCCCGGCGCCGCCTCCGGGAATGTGAAGGGCTGGTAGACGCCCTGCTGCACGCCTTGCAGTCAGCTGTGGGCAGGAAGGACACGGACAACAAG tCGGTGGAGAACTGTGTGTGTATCATGCGGAACCTGTCCTACCATGTGCACAAGGAGGTGCCTGGGGCCGACAGGTACCAGGAGGCTGAGCCTGGGCCCCCAGGCGGTGCTGCAGGCTCCCAGCGCCGGAAGCGGGATGACGCTGGCTGTTTCGGTGGCAAGAAGGCCAAAG GGAAGAAGGATGGTGAGATGGACCGGAACTTTGACACGCTAGACCTACCCAAGCGAACTGAGGCTGCCAAAG GCTTTGAGCTGCTGTATCAGCCCGAGGTGGTAcgtctctacctctccctcctcACGGAGAGCCGGAACTTTAACACCCTGGAGGCTGCCGCTGGCGCCCTGCAGAACCTCAGCGCTGGCAACTGGATG TGGGCCACGTACATCCGCGCCACGGTGCGCAAGGAGCGTGGGCTTCCGGTGCTCGTGGAGCTGCTGCAGTCCGAGACTGACAAGGTGGTGCGCGCTGTTGCCATTGCCCTCCGCAACCTCTCGCTGGACCGGCGCAACAAGGACCTCATTG GGAGCTATGCCATGGCGGAGCTGGTGCGGAACGTGCGCAATGCACAGGCTCCGGCGCGACCTGGTGCCCGCCTGGAGGAGGACACGGTGGTGGCTGTGCTCAACACCATCCACGAGATCGTGTCTGACAGCCTGGACAACGCACGCTCACTACTACAGGCCCGAGGCATTCCAGCGCTGGTGGCACTTGGCGCTACCAG CCAATCAGTACGTGAGGCGAAGGCCGCATCCCACGTGCTACAGACTGTATGGAGCTACAAGGAGCTGCGTGGTGCCCTGCAGAAAGATGGCTGGACCAAGGCACGCTTCCAG TCAGCCACTGCTACTGCCAAGGGACCCAAAGGAGCACCAAGTCCTGGAGGCTTTGACGACAGCACGCTGCCACTGGTGGACAGGAGCCTTG ATGGTGAGAAACCGGGCAGCCGGGACGTGATCCCCATGGAGGCACTTGGCCCAG ATGGATACTCTACTGTGGACCGGAGGGAGTGGAGGGCTCGAGGCAGTGACCCTGCGGGGGAGGCCTCTGAGAAGGAACCGTTGAAA GGCTCGGGCCCAGCCATTTGTTCTTAG